The DNA sequence TTCTGATCAGGTTTATTTATACCTTACCAATAAGACATTTATTAATGCTCACCTAATAAAAAATAAATTGGTTGATGTCGATACTGAAAGTAATTATAAATACAAAGAGAGGTTTTTAAAATACCTGTAACAACTCAGTCGCTTGGGGCGAATACAAGATTCGCTCCAAGGGATGGATCTGCCGGTGCTGCAGTGTTGTTGTAGGACGGAAAAGCGGAGCGCATCCCGCCTTTTGGAATGCTCCGACACCAATTTTCATGGTTTACGGGTAACCCACGGGTAGTGGCAATCATCGAGAAATCAAGGTTTTTAAACGTAGGATGGGCACGCCCACCATTCCTTGCTCTATTCTCTCAGATAGCTGAAGTATACCGATTGGAGTATTGTCCTTGTAGAGCAAATAATGAAAATAAATATCGATGAGCAATTACTTTTTATGATTCATACCATTTATCAGGGACCTGATAGTCATGCCCTCCGAAAATTTGTGGAATTTCTCTATGAACAAGAAGATGAATTACTGACTGACGATGATTGGACGGCAATCCAAGAAGGCCGGGAGGATGTAGCCCAAGGCAGGGTCATTTCCTTGGATGAATATGAAAAGGCCCGTGGGTTGTGAAATATCACGTTGAGATTTCCCGGCGGGCTGAAAAAGACTTAGATCAATTAGGATTGCTAAAGGAGTTCCTAGATGCGTGCGAACGATATACCATATATAAATCAATTAAGTACTGCCGAAAAGATATTATTAGTAGAGGACCTTTGGGATAGTATTATCAGGGATGAGGCCAAAGTTCCTGTGCCGCAGAGTCATGTCGAGGAATTGGAAAGAAGACTAAAAAGGTATATGGCTCATCCAGGAGATTTGCTTTCGTTAGAAGAGCTTCAGGAACGTATAGAAAGCCGAAAATGACGAAAGCTGTCCGTTTTCTCCCTGAAGTAGAAAACGATATCCTGACCGGGTATGCCTGGTATGATGGGAAATCGCCAGGGCTCGGGGAGGAATTCCTGCGAATGTTTTGGGCTTGCACCCATGATTTGATCAGATATCCCAAGGGTTACCAAAGGTTTATGGTGAATTTCGTCGGCGTCTTCTCAGAAGATTCCCTTATGCCATTTATTATCGATTGGCAGGAAGCACAATTATTATTTTCGGGTTATTTCATTGTGTTCGCGATCCTAAATTTATTAGAACGTTCTTACAAGACCGGGAAGAATTAAGTAATTAATAATACTAAACTTATGATAGATAATGCCAGGATAACTATAGAAATAGCAGCCAGAGCAGCCCGGTTGCGGGACCAGATCCACTACCACGACTACCGTTACTATGTCCTGGACGACCCGGAGATTTCTGATGCCGAATATGACCTACTGTTCCGGGAGTTGGAGCGGCTGGAGGAAGAGTATCCGGAACTGGTTACTCCCGACTCCCCGACGCAGCGGGTAGGCGGCGGACCGGCGGAAAAATTTGAGTCCGTAACGCACCGCCAGCCCATGCTGTCGTTGGAAAACGCCTTCAGCGAGGGTGAGGTGCAGGAATTCGAGCCGCGGCTTAAGAGGTTCTTGCACCAGCAGGCGGAATTCGATTACGTCCTCGAACCCAAGATGGACGGCGTGGCGGTGAATCTGACCTACGAGGACGGTCTCCTTGCCATCGGCGCTACCCGCGGAGACGGCCATCGGGGTGAAAACGTCACCCAGAATCTCAGGACCATTAAGACCATTCCCCTGGTCTTGCGGCGGGAGACAACCCCGGCGCCAGCCTTCCTAGAGGTGCGAGGCGAGGTGTATATCGAACTGGCCGAATTTAAAAAGCTCAACGCCGCCCGCGAGGCCCAGGGGCAGCCAGCCTTTGCCAACCCCCGCAACGCCGCCGCCGGATCCCTCCGGCAGCTCGATCCGGCAGTAACCGCCGGTCGACCATTGAAAATATATTGCTATGGCATAGGGGAAGTAGCCGGACGCGAGTTCTCCAGCCATTGGGAAGTCATGCAGACCTTAAAAACGTGGGGGCTGCGGGTGAACCCGTATGTCGACCGTTGCCAGGGCATTGAGGCGGCCGTTGCCTATCACCATCGCCTGGAAGGACTGCGCCACGGATTGCCTTATGAGATTGACGGCGTGGTCATCAAGGTCGATTCCCTGGAGTTGCAGACTCGATTAGGGATCAAGAGCCGCAGCCCGAGGTGGGCCCTGGCCTATAAATTCGCCGCTACTCAGGCAACTACTCAGGTACGGAAAATCATCGTCCAGGTGGGGCGCACCGGCGCCGTCACCCCGACGGCCATCATGGCACCGGTGGAGGTGGGGGGCGTCACCGTAAGCCGAGCCACTTTGCACAATGAAGACGAAGTAGCCCGCAAGGACGTCCGGGAGGGCGATTGGGTGTTGATTCAGCGGGCCGGAGACGTTATCCCTGAAGTGGTAAAGGTAATCACCAGCCGGCGCACCGGCCGCGAAAAGCCATTCAAAATGCCGGAAAGATGCCCGGTATGCGATACTCCTCTGGTGCGACCGCAGGGTGAGGCTGTAACCCGCTGTCCCAACCCGGACTGCTCCGCGCAACTGAAACGCGCCATCCGCCACTTTGCCAGCAAAGGGGCGATGGATATCGACGGCTTGGGGGAAAAGATCATCGAGCAGCTCATTGATCAAGGATTAGTGCAGGATGTGGCCGATCTCTACCGCCTGCAGGCGTCTGACCTGCTACCCCTGGAGCGCTTCGCCGAAAAATCGGCCCAGAATATCGTGCAGGCCATTGCCGGCAGCAAAAAGCCGTCCCTGGGACGATTCATCTATGCCCTGGGGATCCGCTATGTCGGGGAGGCCACTGCCAACCTCCTGGCCCGCCATTTCCAGACCCTGAACGCCCTGAAGGCGGCGGCGGTGGAAGACCTCCTCCTGATCGAAGGCATCGGTCCCCAGGTGGCCGCCAGCATTCGGGACTATTTTCAAAACCCCAAAAACCAGGCTTTATTGGCCAAATTACTGCAGGCCAACCTGCAGCCGCAGGCAGCAACCCAAGTCCTGACCACCCCCCTGGCCGGCCAGACCTTTGTCTTCACCGGCAGACTGCAACAACTTTCCCGAGATGAAGCCAAAGCCCTGGTGACCGCCCAAGGCGGCAAGGTCAGCAGCTCCGTCTCAGCCAAAACCGATTACCTGGTGGTGGGCAAAGACCCCGGCACTAAATACGCCCAAGCGCTGGAGCTGGGCCTGACTATCCTGGATGAGGCCGGTTTCGCTCAGTTGATCGGGAGGATAACATGACTCAAAATATGCTGCGCGCCCGCGCCGTGATCGAAGGCCGGGTCCAGGGCGTC is a window from the Desulfobacca acetoxidans DSM 11109 genome containing:
- the ligA gene encoding NAD-dependent DNA ligase LigA, whose translation is MIDNARITIEIAARAARLRDQIHYHDYRYYVLDDPEISDAEYDLLFRELERLEEEYPELVTPDSPTQRVGGGPAEKFESVTHRQPMLSLENAFSEGEVQEFEPRLKRFLHQQAEFDYVLEPKMDGVAVNLTYEDGLLAIGATRGDGHRGENVTQNLRTIKTIPLVLRRETTPAPAFLEVRGEVYIELAEFKKLNAAREAQGQPAFANPRNAAAGSLRQLDPAVTAGRPLKIYCYGIGEVAGREFSSHWEVMQTLKTWGLRVNPYVDRCQGIEAAVAYHHRLEGLRHGLPYEIDGVVIKVDSLELQTRLGIKSRSPRWALAYKFAATQATTQVRKIIVQVGRTGAVTPTAIMAPVEVGGVTVSRATLHNEDEVARKDVREGDWVLIQRAGDVIPEVVKVITSRRTGREKPFKMPERCPVCDTPLVRPQGEAVTRCPNPDCSAQLKRAIRHFASKGAMDIDGLGEKIIEQLIDQGLVQDVADLYRLQASDLLPLERFAEKSAQNIVQAIAGSKKPSLGRFIYALGIRYVGEATANLLARHFQTLNALKAAAVEDLLLIEGIGPQVAASIRDYFQNPKNQALLAKLLQANLQPQAATQVLTTPLAGQTFVFTGRLQQLSRDEAKALVTAQGGKVSSSVSAKTDYLVVGKDPGTKYAQALELGLTILDEAGFAQLIGRIT
- a CDS encoding addiction module protein; this translates as MRANDIPYINQLSTAEKILLVEDLWDSIIRDEAKVPVPQSHVEELERRLKRYMAHPGDLLSLEELQERIESRK